A stretch of Streptococcus chenjunshii DNA encodes these proteins:
- a CDS encoding PTS sugar transporter subunit IIA — MLSELLTQDYIQISQEKLTWEEAIRLSAQPLLTKGKITDSYIEAMINKVKEFGPFIHIGEEIALPHARPEEGVKELGLAMLLLEQPVYLLDDPEREIRLFVCLAANDNTAHLQALSSLTKILSDKKKLTAIMTADTVEDITNIIREN; from the coding sequence ATGTTATCAGAATTATTGACTCAAGACTACATACAAATCAGTCAGGAAAAACTGACATGGGAGGAAGCGATTCGGTTATCAGCCCAGCCGTTGCTGACCAAAGGGAAAATCACCGATTCTTATATTGAGGCGATGATAAATAAAGTTAAGGAATTTGGTCCTTTTATCCATATAGGTGAAGAAATCGCTTTGCCTCATGCCAGACCGGAAGAGGGGGTGAAAGAACTGGGTCTGGCCATGCTTCTATTGGAACAACCGGTTTATCTACTTGATGATCCTGAACGAGAAATCCGCTTATTTGTCTGTTTAGCGGCTAATGATAATACAGCTCATCTACAGGCCCTGTCAAGTTTGACAAAAATTCTGTCTGACAAGAAAAAACTGACAGCTATTATGACAGCTGATACTGTGGAAGACATAACAAATATAATTAGAGAAAATTGA
- a CDS encoding PTS sugar transporter subunit IIA, whose product MADNFYEIYLNQNLLSKDAVYQFLAEKINQKTELAEADILSKFRSRESKGNIQIAEQVVFPHFISGKADNSFIILRLQKPIKDWSETISDISLIIAMTAKDNLTSAEKQAFAHFIRRLASKDFLEDLLILNENELRSILNE is encoded by the coding sequence ATGGCAGATAATTTTTATGAGATTTACCTTAATCAGAATCTGCTTTCCAAAGATGCTGTTTACCAATTTTTAGCCGAAAAAATTAACCAGAAAACAGAGTTGGCTGAAGCAGATATTTTATCTAAATTCCGCTCAAGAGAAAGCAAAGGGAATATCCAAATAGCAGAGCAGGTTGTTTTTCCCCATTTTATTTCTGGCAAAGCTGATAATAGTTTTATTATTTTAAGGCTGCAAAAACCAATTAAGGACTGGTCTGAAACGATTTCTGATATCTCTTTGATTATTGCGATGACAGCAAAAGATAATTTAACTTCAGCAGAAAAACAAGCTTTTGCCCACTTTATTCGCCGTTTAGCGTCGAAAGATTTTTTAGAAGATTTATTGATACTAAATGAAAATGAATTAAGGTCGATTTTAAATGAATAA
- a CDS encoding BglG family transcription antiterminator translates to MIKEKNIEKIISCLANKNSFVTAKKLSDELGLSQKTVYRLIKEINQDYVKESLILSEKGKGFRLNGDVYLKHQHRSHLLDEELSPKERQKQILERLLLSSPQSQLIYDLCQDYFVSEHVIQKDKTEIQKILKNYHLSIISKNRALYIDGKEFDLRRAIADLVTTFKTIDIDHLSYLKDDYAINYQVALFVSKQLKIIENNLEVTIPYPYNVNIFSHLYILLDRIQKVKPESYSEKDLLRHCSNQAVLAESRRVIADIEKYSNRKVSRKEIVYLYQYLISSRFQTQNDSKPDFSKRVVEVTHYYFKHMGMTEQGEIKEDSLLFIDLANHIAPMLRRLDNKIRIKNKMLGQIQTSYAAVFNQVAKVSDAVSQKYGFPKINPDEVGFITLYFVRFKEIQYEPISTLIVCTSGIGTSELLRSKIERTFSDLKVENVISYDDLYQLKDNYPEAELLITSIAIEEDFGIDSVLVSAIMTEDDKHRINQQVERMKYGR, encoded by the coding sequence ATGATAAAAGAAAAAAATATTGAAAAAATCATTAGCTGTTTAGCTAATAAAAACAGTTTTGTTACGGCAAAGAAACTTTCTGATGAACTGGGGCTCTCTCAAAAGACAGTCTATCGCTTGATTAAAGAAATTAATCAGGATTATGTAAAAGAGAGCTTAATTTTGTCAGAAAAAGGAAAGGGCTTCAGGTTAAATGGTGATGTCTATTTAAAACATCAGCATCGCAGCCATTTACTTGATGAGGAACTGTCTCCTAAAGAGCGGCAAAAGCAGATTTTAGAACGTCTGTTGCTAAGTTCTCCCCAATCTCAGCTGATTTACGATTTATGTCAGGATTATTTTGTCAGTGAACATGTCATTCAAAAAGATAAAACTGAAATTCAAAAAATACTTAAGAATTACCACTTGAGTATTATCAGTAAGAATCGAGCTCTTTACATAGACGGAAAAGAGTTTGATTTGCGAAGAGCTATTGCAGATTTAGTGACAACTTTTAAAACAATTGATATCGATCATCTCAGCTATTTGAAAGATGATTATGCTATCAATTATCAGGTGGCACTTTTTGTTTCAAAGCAGCTAAAAATCATTGAAAATAATCTAGAAGTTACCATTCCTTACCCATATAATGTTAATATTTTTTCACATTTGTATATTTTGCTTGACCGTATCCAAAAAGTTAAACCTGAATCTTATTCTGAAAAAGACTTGTTAAGACATTGTTCTAACCAAGCCGTATTAGCAGAAAGCAGGCGTGTGATTGCTGACATTGAAAAATACAGCAACAGGAAAGTTAGTCGAAAAGAAATTGTCTATCTTTACCAATATTTAATCTCCTCCCGTTTTCAAACGCAGAATGATAGCAAGCCTGACTTTTCCAAACGTGTGGTTGAAGTAACGCACTATTATTTTAAACATATGGGAATGACGGAACAAGGAGAAATAAAAGAAGATTCGCTTTTGTTTATTGATTTAGCCAATCATATCGCTCCCATGCTGAGAAGACTGGATAATAAAATTCGAATCAAAAATAAAATGCTGGGCCAGATCCAAACCAGCTACGCAGCAGTTTTTAATCAGGTTGCCAAAGTATCTGATGCTGTCAGCCAAAAATATGGGTTTCCCAAGATTAATCCAGATGAGGTGGGGTTTATTACGCTTTATTTTGTCAGGTTTAAGGAAATTCAGTATGAGCCTATCTCTACTTTAATCGTCTGTACCTCAGGTATTGGTACTTCAGAGCTATTACGGTCAAAGATTGAGCGCACTTTTTCTGATTTAAAGGTTGAAAATGTCATTTCATATGATGATCTTTATCAGCTTAAAGATAATTACCCAGAGGCTGAATTGCTGATAACAAGTATAGCAATAGAGGAAGATTTTGGAATTGACAGCGTCTTAGTCAGTGCTATTATGACAGAAGATGATAAGCACCGTATTAATCAGCAAGTTGAAAGGATGAAATATGGCAGATAA
- the tkt gene encoding transketolase, with the protein MTFDSIDNLAVNTIRTLSIDAIQAANSGHPGLPMGAAPMAYVLWNKFLRVNPKTGRSWSNRDRFVLSAGHGSALLYSLLHLAGYDVSVEDLKAFRQWGSKTPGHPEVTHTDGVEATTGPLGQGIANAVGMAMAEAHLAATFNKPGFDIVDHYTYALSGDGCLMEGVSQEAASLAGHLKLGKLILLYDSNDISLDGPTSKAFTEDVKGRFEAYGWQHILVEDGNDLEAIAEAIEAAKAETDRPSIVEVKTIIGFGAEKQGTSAVHGAPLGSEGVAYAKQAYDWDYPEFAVPEEVAKRFEAGIKFRGQAAENAWTTKFREYQAQYPDLAAQYQAAFAEEPLAVELQPHELDSSLASRVSSQQAIQQISEQIPSFWGGSADLSASNNTMVKAESDFQSDNYAGRNIWFGVREFAMAAAMNGIALHGGTRVYGGTFFVFSNYLLPAVRMAALQKLPTVYVMTHDSIAVGEDGPTHEPVEQLASVRSMPNLNVIRPADGNETNAAWQQALAETDRPTMLVLTRQNLPVLKGTKELAKEGVSKGAYILSEAKGDLDGILIATGSEVKLALDTQDVLADKGIHVRVVSMPAQNIFDEQSEAYQEAVLPKTVTKRLAIEAGSSFGWGKYVGLQGKTLTIDTWGASAPGARIFEAYGFTAENAAKLYQTL; encoded by the coding sequence ATGACATTTGATTCTATTGATAATTTAGCGGTTAATACTATTCGCACGCTTTCTATTGATGCTATTCAGGCTGCGAATTCAGGGCATCCGGGGCTGCCGATGGGAGCAGCTCCGATGGCCTATGTGCTGTGGAATAAATTTTTACGGGTCAATCCCAAGACAGGGCGTTCTTGGTCCAATCGCGACCGTTTTGTTCTGTCGGCTGGTCATGGATCTGCTTTATTATACAGCCTGCTGCATCTGGCTGGCTATGATGTGAGCGTAGAAGACTTAAAAGCTTTTCGTCAGTGGGGGTCCAAGACACCAGGGCATCCGGAAGTGACCCATACCGACGGCGTAGAAGCGACAACTGGCCCTTTGGGGCAGGGAATTGCCAATGCTGTGGGAATGGCTATGGCAGAAGCTCATTTAGCAGCAACATTTAATAAACCAGGTTTTGATATTGTTGACCATTATACTTATGCCCTCAGCGGGGATGGCTGCCTGATGGAAGGAGTCAGTCAGGAAGCGGCTAGTTTAGCTGGCCACCTTAAGCTTGGCAAGCTGATTCTCCTGTATGATTCGAATGATATTTCACTGGACGGTCCGACTTCGAAAGCTTTTACAGAAGATGTTAAGGGCAGGTTTGAGGCTTATGGCTGGCAGCACATTCTTGTTGAAGATGGCAATGACTTAGAAGCCATTGCAGAAGCGATCGAAGCTGCGAAAGCGGAAACAGATAGACCTTCTATCGTAGAAGTTAAGACGATTATCGGTTTTGGTGCCGAAAAACAGGGAACATCTGCCGTTCATGGAGCGCCTCTCGGTTCAGAGGGTGTTGCCTATGCCAAACAGGCTTATGACTGGGATTATCCAGAATTTGCGGTACCTGAAGAAGTGGCTAAACGTTTTGAGGCAGGTATTAAATTCCGCGGTCAGGCAGCTGAAAATGCTTGGACGACTAAATTCCGTGAATACCAAGCTCAATATCCGGACTTGGCGGCTCAATATCAAGCAGCCTTTGCTGAAGAACCTCTGGCTGTTGAACTTCAGCCGCATGAACTGGACAGCAGCCTTGCCAGCCGGGTATCCAGCCAGCAGGCTATTCAGCAGATTTCGGAGCAGATTCCGTCATTTTGGGGCGGTTCCGCTGACCTATCAGCTTCGAACAATACCATGGTTAAAGCTGAATCTGATTTTCAGTCAGATAATTATGCCGGCCGCAACATTTGGTTTGGGGTTCGCGAATTCGCTATGGCAGCAGCCATGAATGGTATTGCTCTGCATGGCGGTACCCGTGTTTACGGCGGCACCTTCTTTGTCTTTTCTAACTATCTGCTTCCGGCTGTCCGAATGGCTGCCTTGCAGAAACTGCCAACTGTCTATGTGATGACACATGATTCTATTGCCGTAGGCGAGGATGGCCCAACTCATGAACCCGTTGAACAGCTGGCCAGTGTTCGGTCGATGCCTAACTTAAATGTTATCCGCCCTGCCGACGGCAATGAGACCAATGCTGCTTGGCAGCAGGCGCTTGCAGAGACAGACCGTCCGACTATGCTGGTTTTGACCCGTCAGAATCTTCCGGTTCTAAAAGGTACAAAAGAGTTGGCTAAAGAGGGGGTCAGCAAAGGAGCCTACATTCTTTCGGAAGCTAAAGGGGACCTTGATGGCATCCTTATTGCAACAGGATCTGAAGTCAAGCTAGCACTGGATACACAGGACGTTTTGGCAGATAAAGGCATCCATGTCCGTGTTGTTTCAATGCCGGCACAAAATATCTTTGATGAACAATCTGAAGCTTACCAAGAAGCTGTTCTGCCTAAGACGGTTACTAAGCGTTTAGCCATTGAAGCCGGTTCAAGCTTTGGCTGGGGCAAATATGTCGGTCTCCAAGGCAAGACCTTGACAATTGACACTTGGGGGGCTTCAGCACCAGGCGCCCGTATCTTTGAAGCCTACGGTTTCACTGCAGAAAATGCTGCTAAACTCTATCAAACACTCTGA
- the fsa gene encoding fructose-6-phosphate aldolase yields the protein MKFFLDTANVEAIKRISELGIADGVTTNPTIISREGRDFETVIKEICSLISGPVSAEVTGLTASEMVEEARVIAKWADNIVIKIPMTEEGLKAVNILSKEGIKTNVTLIFTVSQGLMAMKAGATFISPFIGRLEDIGTDAYRLIADLRQIIDLYGFTTEIIAASIRNSTHVEKVAKLGAHIATIPDGLFTKLTQHPLTAAGIETFLKDWETFKNN from the coding sequence ATGAAATTTTTTCTAGACACAGCAAATGTTGAAGCTATTAAACGAATTAGTGAGTTAGGTATAGCAGATGGTGTAACCACAAATCCTACTATTATTTCACGTGAAGGCCGGGATTTTGAAACGGTTATCAAAGAAATCTGTTCACTCATCTCAGGTCCGGTCAGTGCAGAAGTTACAGGACTGACAGCATCGGAAATGGTAGAAGAAGCCCGGGTTATAGCTAAATGGGCTGATAATATTGTGATTAAAATTCCAATGACTGAAGAAGGCTTAAAAGCTGTTAATATTCTATCAAAAGAGGGAATAAAAACCAATGTCACCTTAATTTTTACCGTTTCACAAGGCTTGATGGCTATGAAAGCCGGTGCAACGTTTATCAGTCCTTTTATCGGCCGACTTGAAGATATTGGAACAGATGCTTACCGGCTTATTGCCGATCTCAGACAGATTATTGACCTTTATGGTTTTACAACAGAAATTATTGCTGCCAGCATCAGAAACAGCACTCATGTTGAAAAAGTGGCTAAACTAGGTGCTCATATTGCTACTATACCAGACGGACTCTTTACAAAATTAACCCAGCATCCTTTAACAGCAGCGGGGATTGAGACATTCCTTAAAGATTGGGAAACCTTCAAAAATAATTAA
- a CDS encoding HAD family hydrolase, which translates to MAALFFDVDDTLYDQLQPFEQAYIQHFPDQNLNIEELFKYSRKLSDQVFDLSESGAMSADAMKIYRIQKALQAFGKEITSDEALAFQESYENFQKTIKLSDQMAAILDFCRKSGHELGLITNGPSKHQEAKINQLGLTKWVRPENIWISAQVKIAKPQREIFDLAKKNVRQLTTDYYYIGDHFVNDIIGASRAGWQAIWLNKRHKTAEDGQASGFEYYQVSSEAELYQLLKQLLSEC; encoded by the coding sequence GTGGCAGCCCTTTTCTTTGATGTTGATGATACTTTATATGACCAGCTTCAGCCTTTTGAGCAAGCTTATATACAGCATTTTCCTGATCAAAACCTGAATATTGAAGAACTTTTCAAATACAGCCGTAAGCTTAGTGACCAAGTTTTTGATCTGTCAGAAAGCGGGGCTATGTCGGCAGATGCGATGAAAATTTACCGGATTCAAAAGGCGCTGCAGGCTTTTGGAAAAGAAATCACTTCCGACGAAGCATTAGCCTTTCAAGAGAGTTATGAAAACTTTCAAAAAACAATTAAATTATCGGATCAAATGGCTGCTATTCTTGACTTTTGCCGGAAAAGCGGGCATGAGTTGGGGCTGATTACAAACGGTCCCTCAAAACATCAGGAAGCCAAAATTAACCAGTTGGGTTTGACCAAATGGGTAAGGCCTGAGAATATATGGATTTCCGCGCAGGTTAAGATCGCTAAACCGCAGCGGGAAATCTTTGATTTAGCTAAAAAGAATGTCAGACAGCTAACGACTGATTATTATTATATCGGTGACCACTTTGTTAATGATATTATAGGAGCCAGCCGTGCAGGCTGGCAGGCCATCTGGCTGAACAAACGCCATAAGACTGCAGAAGACGGCCAGGCATCCGGTTTTGAGTATTATCAGGTCAGCAGCGAAGCAGAGCTTTACCAGCTCTTAAAACAGTTACTTTCCGAATGCTGA
- a CDS encoding class II D-tagatose-bisphosphate aldolase non-catalytic subunit: MTKLSIKQTVEGLLKLQETGDSATILGIGPMSKNCVQATLELSQEDDYPVMFIASRNQVDADELGGGYVNGWNQFTFAAAVEEVANSINYDNLYYLCRDHGGPWQRDKERNDHLPTEEAMELGKKSYLADIEAGFDLLMIDPTKDPFEVGKVIPLDTVLERTVDLIEFCEKERKSRNLPEIGYEVGTEETNGGLTSTETYETFILRLQEELGKRGLPMPTFIVGQTGTLTRKTEQVGNFNFKNAVDLAQMAKKYGVGLKEHNGDYLDDVTLLEHIPAHVTATNVAPQYGTEETRAYLNLAAVEGKLQEYGLIAEKSNVREVLLLHAIKSERWRKWMVGDQKDLTVAQILEAGNEELQAEILDIAGHYTFNDEAVKAEIEKMYANLSAHDIDGQRYVIDHIKRPIRDYAECYNLKGVTSRIKNLSK, encoded by the coding sequence ATGACTAAACTATCTATTAAACAAACTGTAGAAGGGTTATTGAAATTACAGGAAACAGGTGACAGTGCGACTATTTTGGGGATCGGTCCGATGTCGAAAAACTGTGTGCAGGCAACCTTGGAACTCTCGCAGGAAGACGATTATCCAGTCATGTTTATCGCCAGCCGCAATCAAGTTGATGCTGATGAGCTTGGGGGAGGCTATGTCAACGGTTGGAACCAGTTTACTTTTGCTGCCGCTGTTGAAGAAGTAGCTAACAGTATCAACTATGATAATTTGTATTATTTATGCCGTGATCATGGCGGCCCTTGGCAACGTGACAAGGAACGCAATGATCATCTGCCGACAGAGGAAGCCATGGAGCTTGGGAAAAAATCCTATTTGGCTGATATTGAAGCGGGATTTGATTTGCTGATGATTGATCCGACCAAAGATCCTTTTGAAGTTGGCAAAGTTATTCCTTTAGACACTGTTCTGGAGCGGACGGTAGATTTGATTGAATTCTGTGAAAAAGAGCGTAAAAGCCGCAATCTGCCGGAGATCGGCTATGAAGTAGGGACAGAAGAAACCAATGGCGGCCTGACTTCAACCGAAACTTATGAAACCTTTATTTTACGCCTGCAGGAAGAACTGGGGAAACGCGGCCTGCCTATGCCAACCTTTATTGTTGGTCAAACAGGAACACTGACCCGTAAAACAGAACAGGTCGGAAACTTTAATTTCAAAAATGCAGTTGATTTAGCACAAATGGCTAAGAAATACGGTGTCGGTCTGAAGGAGCATAACGGCGATTACCTTGATGATGTCACCCTCTTGGAACATATTCCTGCTCATGTGACCGCAACAAATGTAGCCCCTCAGTACGGAACAGAAGAAACACGGGCTTACTTAAACCTAGCCGCGGTTGAAGGAAAGCTTCAGGAATATGGTCTGATTGCTGAAAAATCTAATGTGCGTGAAGTTTTGCTCTTGCACGCTATCAAGAGTGAACGCTGGAGAAAGTGGATGGTAGGCGACCAGAAAGATTTAACGGTTGCACAAATTCTGGAAGCCGGCAATGAAGAGCTGCAGGCTGAAATCCTCGATATTGCTGGGCATTATACATTCAACGATGAGGCTGTTAAGGCAGAAATTGAAAAGATGTATGCTAATCTGTCCGCCCACGATATTGACGGTCAGCGCTATGTGATTGACCATATTAAACGTCCGATTCGTGATTACGCTGAATGTTACAATTTGAAGGGAGTAACCAGCCGTATCAAAAATCTTTCTAAATAG
- a CDS encoding PTS fructose transporter subunit IIC: protein MKKENKIWKDLQKAFNTGVSYMLPTVVVGGIFLAIALGTGNAGDSGMEISNQFMQNLNDLGSAGFAMMIPILSGYIAYSIAGKPGLAPAMILGYVANNPIGSGQVQTGFLGAMLMGVACGYFVKWCKTWKVPPTIRTIMPILIVPVITTFVIGMIYIYVISVPIGLAMDWLVATLSSMQGGSAIILGLIIGAMTAVDMGGPINKTATAFTLALMAEGVYSPNGAHRIAVAIPPLAMAISTLIDRRKYSTEDRDLGISALFMGLIGITEGAIPFAIKDMKRVLPAIIIGSAVGGALGMANGVEALVPHGGLIILPVVNGKLWYVIAMLIGTLVSVAILHFTKPNLEEAAAENS, encoded by the coding sequence ATGAAAAAAGAAAATAAGATTTGGAAAGACTTGCAGAAGGCATTTAATACAGGTGTTTCTTATATGCTGCCGACAGTAGTTGTCGGAGGTATCTTTTTAGCCATTGCTCTTGGTACAGGTAATGCCGGTGATTCCGGTATGGAAATTTCCAACCAATTCATGCAGAATCTTAATGATTTGGGAAGTGCCGGTTTTGCGATGATGATTCCGATTTTGTCAGGTTATATTGCTTATTCTATAGCCGGTAAACCAGGTTTGGCCCCTGCCATGATTTTAGGCTATGTGGCTAATAACCCGATCGGTTCAGGTCAAGTGCAGACTGGCTTTTTAGGAGCTATGCTGATGGGGGTAGCCTGCGGTTATTTTGTTAAATGGTGTAAAACCTGGAAAGTGCCGCCAACTATCAGAACGATTATGCCCATTTTGATTGTGCCGGTGATCACTACTTTTGTTATCGGAATGATTTATATTTATGTAATTTCTGTTCCGATCGGCCTTGCGATGGATTGGCTGGTAGCTACCTTAAGCAGCATGCAGGGGGGCAGTGCCATTATTCTTGGTTTGATTATCGGAGCAATGACTGCTGTGGATATGGGCGGTCCTATCAATAAGACTGCTACTGCCTTTACTCTGGCCTTGATGGCAGAAGGCGTTTATTCTCCTAACGGAGCTCACCGGATTGCTGTGGCTATCCCGCCTTTGGCTATGGCTATTTCAACCCTGATTGACCGCAGAAAGTACAGTACAGAAGACCGTGATTTAGGGATCTCTGCTTTATTCATGGGATTGATTGGTATCACTGAGGGAGCAATTCCTTTTGCAATTAAGGATATGAAGCGTGTTTTGCCGGCTATCATTATCGGAAGTGCTGTCGGCGGTGCTTTGGGTATGGCAAATGGTGTTGAAGCTTTGGTGCCGCATGGAGGCCTCATTATTCTGCCGGTTGTTAACGGCAAACTGTGGTATGTGATTGCTATGCTGATTGGAACATTAGTATCAGTTGCTATTCTTCATTTCACTAAACCAAATTTAGAAGAAGCAGCGGCAGAGAATAGCTAA
- a CDS encoding PTS fructose transporter subunit IIB, producing MKIVAVTACPTGIAHTYMAQEAIEKECKKRGYEYQVETQGGMGIENELEQDVIDTADAVILAIAVEIEGEDRFDEKREANRVLNADPSEVIKDPAKFIDEAEKIVGN from the coding sequence ATGAAAATTGTTGCAGTTACAGCTTGTCCGACAGGAATTGCCCATACTTATATGGCGCAGGAAGCTATTGAAAAAGAATGTAAAAAACGTGGTTATGAGTATCAAGTAGAGACCCAAGGCGGTATGGGAATTGAAAATGAACTGGAACAAGATGTTATTGATACAGCAGATGCGGTCATTTTGGCTATTGCTGTTGAAATTGAAGGAGAAGACCGCTTTGACGAGAAAAGGGAGGCTAATCGAGTTTTAAATGCTGACCCTAGCGAAGTTATCAAGGATCCAGCGAAATTTATTGATGAAGCAGAGAAGATTGTAGGTAATTGA
- a CDS encoding fructose PTS transporter subunit IIA has protein sequence MNRLTENKNVISKDLIFLDSDLTDQNAIIHYLVDKAQSADYIEDADDFFTKVKEREKEVPTAIGYSVAIPHGKSDTVLSPFIAFLRLKDDVKWSGKNEDMVRLVFLIGVPEQSEGKLHLKFISELSKKLLDEEFRQKLLEQSTVDAAFAQLNAVEL, from the coding sequence GTGAATAGATTGACAGAAAACAAAAACGTTATTTCCAAAGATTTGATTTTTTTAGACAGTGATTTGACAGATCAGAATGCTATTATCCATTATCTTGTGGATAAGGCGCAGAGCGCAGACTATATCGAAGATGCAGATGACTTCTTCACCAAAGTAAAAGAGCGGGAAAAAGAAGTGCCCACTGCTATTGGTTACAGTGTTGCTATCCCTCATGGGAAATCAGACACAGTGCTTTCGCCTTTTATCGCTTTTTTGCGGCTGAAAGATGACGTGAAATGGAGCGGGAAGAATGAAGATATGGTTCGTTTGGTTTTTCTGATCGGTGTACCGGAACAAAGCGAAGGCAAGCTCCATCTGAAATTTATTTCAGAACTGAGCAAAAAACTGCTGGATGAAGAGTTCCGGCAAAAACTATTAGAACAAAGCACCGTAGATGCCGCTTTTGCACAGCTGAACGCTGTTGAGTTATAA